Proteins co-encoded in one Cucurbita pepo subsp. pepo cultivar mu-cu-16 chromosome LG15, ASM280686v2, whole genome shotgun sequence genomic window:
- the LOC111811522 gene encoding low-temperature-induced 65 kDa protein-like, producing MDSQIAPQQQHHQGVEGEEDGQHHEKQSVLMKVKAKAKKIKDNITKHGAHDHPHDYDDDDEEDDEVLQDSVYEGAAMRGGVGGERQHEGVGIGMPPPGPRETTSHPAAVTTLFTSVDNSADASNTTMSLSPSKLEEDPHAPKNKTHLHPRNSEVKVHDPASTGSEEAGESQILDSFAKMEVNDEQNQSRDQVSYAQKISAVGSAVSGKAVAAKDFVASKIALTVTEKLKPGEEDRALSEVISEALNRRKQEVVKVGESAFREPPKGSATESGRSVVGVVKDTVGSWLGKAGGQSAGQGRPGKDHGGTEAEVRILQESAN from the exons ATGGACTCCCAAATCGCCCCTCAGCAACAACACCACCAAG GCGTggaaggggaagaagatggGCAGCATCATGAGAAGCAGTCAGTGTTGATGAAAGTGAAGGCTAAGGCTAAGAAGATTAAGGACAATATTACAAAGCATGGAGCCCATGACCATCCTCATGActacgatgatgatgatgaagaagacgatgagGTCCTTCAAGATTCTG TGTATGAAGGTGCCGCAATGAGAGGCGGTGTGGGTGGAGAAAGGCAGCATGAAGGCGTCGGAATTGGAATGCCTCCTCCAGGTCCAAGAGAAACGACAAGTCATCCTGCTGCAGTTACCACACTCTTTACTTCCGTGGATAACTCTGCTGATGCCTCAAACACGACCATGTCTCTGTCTCCAAGTAAGTTGGAGGAGGATCCTCACGCGCCTAAGAACAAAACCCACCTTCACCCTCGTAATTCCGAGGTCAAAGTTCACGATCCCGCAAGCACAG GGAGCGAAGAAGCAGGGGAATCGCAGATTTTGGATTCATTTGCAAAAATGGAAGTAAACGACGAACAGAATCAAAGCAGAGATCAGGTCAGTTACGCTCAGAAGATCTCAGCTGTGGGTTCAGCGGTGAGTGGAAAAGCAGTGGCAGCGAAGGATTTTGTGGCATCGAAGATAGCTTTAACAGTGACAGAGAAGCTGAAGCCAGGGGAGGAGGACAGAGCCCTGTCGGAAGTGATTTCGGAAGCTTTGAATAGAAGGAAGCAGGAGGTGGTGAAAGTTGGAGAAAGTGCATTTAGGGAGCCGCCGAAAGGGAGTGCAACGGAGTCGGGGAGGAGTGTGGTGGGTGTGGTGAAAGACACGGTGGGGTCGTGGCTGGGGAAAGCGGGAGGCCAATCGGCTGGGCAAGGAAGGCCGGGGAAGGACCACGGTGGGACGGAGGCGGAGGTGCGGATACTGCAGGAATCGGCGAATTGA